From Pseudovibrio sp. Tun.PSC04-5.I4, a single genomic window includes:
- the purB gene encoding adenylosuccinate lyase yields MIPRYSRPEMVAIWSPETKFRIWFDIEAHACDALAELGVIPKESAKTIWEKGGSATFDIARIDEIERETKHDVIAFLTHLAEIIGPDARFVHQGMTSSDVLDTCFNVQLVRAADLLLAGMDKLLAALKRRAFEHKDTVTIGRSHGIHAEPVTFGLKMAQAYAEFDRNKKRLEIAREEIATCAISGAVGTFANIDPRVEEHVAEKMGLSVEPVSTQVIPRDRHAMFFSVLGVVASSIERLSTEVRHLQRTEVLEAEEFFSKGQKGSSAMPHKRNPVLTENLTGLARMVRSFALPAMENVALWHERDISHSSVERMIGPDATVTLDFALARMTNVMENLMVYPERMLGNMNRLGGLVHSQRILLALTQAGASREDSYRLVQRNAMKVWDSYQVSGDSKVDFLSELLGDEDVRGYLSEEQIRERFDLGYHIKNVDVIFKRVFGES; encoded by the coding sequence ATGATCCCGCGCTATTCGCGTCCAGAGATGGTCGCCATTTGGTCTCCTGAAACGAAATTCCGCATCTGGTTTGATATTGAGGCGCACGCGTGTGACGCTTTGGCTGAGCTGGGTGTAATTCCAAAAGAGTCTGCAAAGACCATTTGGGAAAAGGGCGGTTCTGCGACTTTTGATATCGCTCGCATTGACGAGATCGAGCGGGAAACCAAGCACGATGTGATAGCGTTCCTGACGCATCTTGCTGAGATTATTGGTCCAGATGCACGTTTCGTGCACCAGGGCATGACCTCCTCTGACGTTCTGGACACATGTTTCAACGTTCAGCTGGTTCGCGCTGCGGATCTGCTGCTTGCTGGCATGGACAAGCTGCTGGCTGCTTTGAAGCGCCGTGCGTTTGAGCATAAAGACACCGTCACCATCGGTCGTTCCCACGGTATTCACGCTGAGCCAGTGACCTTTGGTCTGAAGATGGCGCAGGCATATGCTGAGTTTGATCGGAATAAAAAACGTCTTGAGATTGCACGGGAAGAAATTGCGACCTGCGCGATTTCCGGTGCGGTTGGTACGTTCGCCAACATTGACCCGCGTGTTGAAGAGCACGTTGCTGAAAAGATGGGCCTTAGTGTAGAGCCGGTTTCCACGCAGGTTATTCCGCGTGACCGTCACGCCATGTTCTTTTCTGTTCTGGGTGTGGTTGCCTCTTCCATTGAGCGTCTTTCTACCGAAGTTCGCCATTTGCAGCGTACTGAAGTTCTGGAAGCTGAGGAGTTCTTCTCCAAAGGCCAGAAGGGTTCTTCAGCAATGCCGCATAAGCGTAACCCAGTGCTGACTGAAAACCTGACCGGTCTGGCACGTATGGTTCGCTCCTTTGCGCTGCCTGCAATGGAAAACGTTGCGCTGTGGCATGAGCGGGATATTTCCCACTCCTCCGTTGAGCGTATGATTGGCCCTGACGCCACCGTCACTTTGGATTTCGCGCTGGCTCGTATGACCAACGTGATGGAAAACCTGATGGTTTACCCAGAGCGTATGCTTGGTAACATGAACCGTCTTGGCGGTTTGGTGCACTCACAGCGTATTTTGCTTGCACTGACACAGGCTGGTGCGTCTCGTGAAGACAGCTACCGCCTTGTGCAGCGTAATGCGATGAAGGTGTGGGACAGCTATCAGGTTTCCGGCGATTCCAAAGTGGATTTCCTGAGTGAGCTGCTCGGTGATGAGGATGTTCGCGGTTATCTTTCCGAAGAACAAATCCGTGAGCGCTTTGACCTTGGCTACCACATCAAGAATGTTGATGTCATCTTCAAGCGTGTTTTTGGCGAGAGCTAA
- a CDS encoding VOC family protein — translation MKLYGLRIFVTDMAVAKEFYGDTLELPIIWERPELGAFGVKLENAELIIEVAHGEEERGYVGRFLGASLQVDDIVDTYERLCEEGVDFPTPPEKQEWGGVLAHFHDPFGNVLTLLGEAR, via the coding sequence ATGAAACTTTACGGTTTGCGGATTTTCGTTACCGATATGGCTGTTGCCAAAGAGTTTTACGGTGACACGCTTGAGCTTCCAATAATCTGGGAACGCCCGGAGCTTGGCGCGTTTGGTGTCAAACTTGAAAATGCCGAGCTGATTATTGAAGTGGCTCATGGGGAAGAAGAACGCGGTTACGTCGGTCGTTTCCTCGGTGCATCCCTGCAGGTGGACGATATCGTTGATACCTATGAGCGCCTTTGTGAAGAAGGTGTCGATTTTCCAACCCCTCCAGAAAAACAGGAATGGGGCGGAGTTCTTGCACATTTTCATGATCCGTTTGGCAATGTCTTGACATTGCTAGGAGAAGCTCGCTGA
- a CDS encoding metallophosphoesterase family protein: protein MRIAVISDIHGNLPALEAVHRDIKRKSPDLVFNLGDCVSGPLWPEETAQYLIAENWLTVRGNHDRHLVDHVHSPMTPSDAHAYSLLSDESKAWLKQLPSHMEHMENIFLCHGTPSADDIYLTEELVGGRTRMASPEYVQEHVGSICNPLVVCGHSHIPRVLWLESGQTVMNAGSVGLPAFDNDTPHKHVMEVGSPHARYTIVTRVGTRWSFEERLVNYDWDRASRKAERNQRGDWAGALKTGYFRPIKLLESLAHPRIEEPYEDF from the coding sequence ATGAGAATTGCGGTTATCTCTGATATTCACGGTAACCTGCCTGCTCTGGAAGCTGTTCATCGCGATATTAAGCGCAAATCGCCGGATCTGGTTTTCAACCTTGGTGATTGCGTTTCCGGGCCGTTGTGGCCGGAGGAGACGGCGCAATATCTGATTGCAGAAAACTGGCTCACAGTTCGCGGAAACCATGATCGGCACCTGGTTGATCATGTGCATTCGCCGATGACACCCAGCGATGCACATGCCTATTCGCTGCTCTCTGACGAATCCAAAGCATGGTTGAAGCAGCTGCCGAGCCATATGGAACATATGGAAAATATTTTCCTGTGTCATGGCACTCCCAGTGCAGACGATATCTACCTGACAGAAGAGTTGGTGGGTGGGCGCACGAGGATGGCGTCCCCTGAATATGTTCAGGAACATGTGGGCTCCATTTGTAATCCGCTGGTTGTTTGCGGACATTCGCATATCCCGCGGGTTTTGTGGCTTGAGAGCGGGCAAACCGTCATGAATGCGGGCAGTGTTGGCTTGCCAGCGTTTGATAATGACACACCACATAAACATGTCATGGAAGTGGGAAGCCCACACGCGCGTTATACGATTGTGACGCGGGTTGGGACGCGTTGGTCCTTTGAAGAGCGACTGGTGAACTATGATTGGGACCGTGCAAGTAGAAAAGCTGAGCGTAATCAGCGAGGAGATTGGGCTGGGGCTTTGAAAACCGGTTACTTTCGTCCTATTAAGCTGCTTGAGAGTTTGGCACATCCACGTATTGAGGAACCCTATGAAGATTTCTGA
- a CDS encoding alpha/beta hydrolase, whose product MKISEADILIVPGLHGSDADHWQSRWVAKFSTGRRIEQENWSKPDLEAWVEAVVKAVEEATRPVVLVAHSAGVAVVIHAAPRLKDLVKGAYLVAPADVDDSSCIPSELHGFAPFPTAPLPFHAKVVASRNDPFCSFERADQLATLWNARLQDAGETGHINSESGQGPWPEGLIAFAHFMKELG is encoded by the coding sequence ATGAAGATTTCTGAGGCGGACATTCTTATTGTCCCCGGCCTGCATGGCTCTGACGCAGACCATTGGCAAAGTCGCTGGGTTGCAAAGTTTTCTACTGGTCGCCGTATTGAACAGGAAAACTGGAGCAAACCTGATCTTGAGGCATGGGTTGAAGCGGTTGTAAAAGCCGTTGAAGAGGCGACGCGGCCTGTGGTGCTGGTGGCACATTCGGCAGGTGTTGCTGTGGTGATTCATGCCGCCCCTCGTCTTAAAGACCTCGTGAAGGGTGCGTACCTTGTGGCCCCTGCAGATGTTGATGACAGTTCCTGCATTCCATCAGAGTTGCATGGGTTTGCGCCCTTTCCAACAGCCCCGCTGCCATTTCATGCCAAGGTCGTTGCAAGCCGGAATGACCCGTTTTGTAGTTTTGAGCGCGCTGACCAGCTGGCGACGCTTTGGAATGCACGCCTGCAAGATGCTGGGGAAACCGGGCATATCAATTCCGAGAGTGGGCAAGGCCCTTGGCCAGAAGGCTTAATCGCATTTGCTCACTTCATGAAAGAGTTGGGCTAA